In the Kitasatospora terrestris genome, one interval contains:
- a CDS encoding acyl-CoA dehydrogenase family protein, whose product MERTLTAVEARDVAAAHALASERGRRLPSEVVEALVAAGFARRLVPARWGGAAGSFAGLAEAVATVGEGCASAAWCASVYAIAGRIGAHLPLEGQAELWADGPDTVIASGIVPSPGARVEQDAEGWLLTGEWPFTSGVHGSAWVIVGALVADAAGGREFRFFAVPRERFAIRPTWANVGLGGTGSDTVVLEGVRVPEHLTFRYDSLLAGEPVGSTAPAHLAPYKLVNGLTFVAPVLGAARGALRHWTGWIGAKHDVTGRPTRERAAVQTALTRAASEVDLAGLLVRRAAEAADTGPYSAEVLARSPRDFAVAADLLAAAAERLLRGGGARAQVEDNPVQRAWRDVYAAAGHVVLQFDAAAAAYAEYAFAAV is encoded by the coding sequence GTGGAGAGGACCCTGACGGCGGTGGAGGCGCGGGACGTCGCGGCCGCCCACGCGCTGGCGTCGGAGCGGGGGCGGCGGCTGCCGTCCGAGGTCGTGGAGGCGCTGGTCGCGGCGGGGTTCGCCCGTCGGCTGGTGCCCGCCCGCTGGGGCGGGGCGGCCGGGTCCTTCGCCGGGCTTGCCGAGGCGGTGGCGACGGTCGGCGAGGGGTGCGCCTCGGCGGCCTGGTGCGCGTCGGTGTACGCGATCGCCGGGCGGATCGGCGCGCACCTGCCGCTGGAGGGCCAGGCCGAGCTGTGGGCGGACGGCCCGGACACCGTGATCGCCTCGGGCATCGTCCCCTCCCCCGGCGCCCGGGTGGAGCAGGACGCCGAGGGCTGGCTGCTGACCGGCGAGTGGCCTTTCACCAGCGGGGTGCACGGCAGCGCCTGGGTGATCGTCGGCGCGCTGGTGGCGGACGCCGCGGGCGGCCGCGAGTTCCGCTTCTTCGCCGTCCCCCGGGAGCGCTTCGCGATCCGCCCGACCTGGGCGAACGTCGGGCTGGGCGGCACCGGCAGCGACACCGTGGTGCTGGAGGGCGTCCGGGTGCCGGAGCACCTGACCTTCCGTTACGACAGCCTGCTGGCCGGCGAGCCGGTCGGCAGCACGGCCCCCGCGCACCTGGCGCCGTACAAGCTGGTGAACGGCCTGACCTTCGTCGCGCCGGTGCTGGGCGCGGCCCGCGGCGCGCTGCGGCACTGGACCGGGTGGATCGGCGCCAAGCACGACGTGACCGGCCGGCCGACCCGGGAGCGGGCGGCCGTGCAGACGGCGCTGACCCGGGCGGCCTCGGAGGTCGACCTGGCGGGCCTGCTGGTGCGCCGGGCCGCCGAGGCGGCCGACACCGGCCCGTACTCGGCCGAGGTGCTGGCCCGCAGCCCGCGCGACTTCGCGGTCGCGGCGGACCTGCTGGCCGCGGCGGCCGAGCGGCTGCTGCGCGGCGGCGGGGCCCGGGCCCAGGTCGAGGACAACCCGGTGCAACGGGCCTGGCGGGACGTGTACGCGGCGGCCGGCCACGTGGTGCTGCAGTTCGACGCGGCGGCGGCGGCGTACGCGGAGTACGCGTTCGCGGCCGTCTGA
- a CDS encoding nuclear transport factor 2 family protein, giving the protein MTELLEAAQALRPVDTGLYQEISHFYARHFQTVDSGDVAGWAGGFTTDGVFDSNVLPAPVVGRDTIEAATHRSEAARRTTGVQRRHVQTTLVAEHAGEEIRTRAYVTVLETLPASPTTIYCATLCEDVLVRGADGGLLIRSRMILRDDLR; this is encoded by the coding sequence ATGACGGAGCTGCTCGAGGCGGCGCAGGCGCTGCGCCCGGTGGACACCGGCCTGTACCAGGAGATCAGCCACTTCTACGCCCGCCACTTCCAGACCGTGGACTCCGGCGACGTGGCCGGCTGGGCGGGCGGCTTCACCACGGACGGGGTCTTCGACAGCAACGTGCTGCCCGCCCCGGTCGTCGGCCGGGACACCATCGAGGCGGCCACCCACCGCAGCGAGGCCGCCCGCCGCACCACCGGCGTCCAGCGCCGGCACGTGCAGACCACCCTGGTCGCCGAGCACGCCGGGGAGGAGATCCGCACCCGGGCGTACGTCACGGTGCTGGAGACCCTGCCCGCCTCGCCGACCACGATCTACTGCGCGACCCTCTGCGAGGACGTGCTGGTCCGAGGCGCCGACGGCGGCCTGCTGATCCGCAGCCGCATGATCCTGCGCGACGACCTGCGCTGA
- a CDS encoding class I adenylate-forming enzyme family protein has product MTVPSFVSHGDPLPPVPGGSVDGLLARAAAAHPDRAAVVVPDGGVTTFAEADRRASGYARGLRALLGGERSVVLLSAALIAEFPALYYGIVRAGHVVAPANQLYPAELLEYVLTRSRARAAVVTPAVWQKLAPLRDRLPELEHVLLIGPEQDGVPSVHTLLDGDHPELPQADGGFAEQTACVLFTSGSTRMPKPVRLSHRNLLTGAVQLSTAHGQTAESVVLNGLPIYHPMHMNASMRVGATHVLSGGEATDALAAANRYRASHFYTLPFRLIQLANHPRLAELRLDTVKVVSTGGLPLRPAVLRALAGQFGVPVLQGYGMCESSSLATSDLPTAPRQGSVGRPLAGSRMRIVDLETRAPLAAGAVGEIQLAGPNVMQGYLVEQPEEAVDADGWLSTGDVGRLDADGNLFFLDRVRDVFRSGGELVCPGEIEAVLAERPEVAECAVVDAPDGEETVPVAFVVTRPGAERSTGLITEVNELLGLHQQLHRAEYLEALPRLPNSKVDRTALRKRVR; this is encoded by the coding sequence GTGACCGTGCCGTCCTTCGTCAGCCACGGCGATCCGCTGCCGCCGGTGCCCGGCGGCAGCGTCGACGGGCTGCTCGCCCGCGCCGCCGCCGCACACCCCGACCGGGCGGCGGTCGTCGTCCCCGACGGGGGCGTGACGACCTTCGCCGAGGCCGACCGGCGGGCGAGCGGGTACGCCCGCGGCCTGCGGGCCCTGTTGGGCGGGGAGCGCTCGGTGGTGCTGCTGTCGGCGGCGCTGATCGCCGAGTTCCCGGCGCTGTACTACGGCATCGTGCGCGCCGGACACGTCGTGGCGCCCGCCAACCAGCTGTACCCGGCGGAGCTGCTGGAGTACGTGCTGACGCGGTCCCGGGCCCGGGCCGCGGTGGTGACCCCGGCGGTGTGGCAGAAGCTGGCACCGCTGCGCGACCGGCTGCCGGAGCTGGAGCACGTCCTGCTGATCGGCCCGGAGCAGGACGGCGTGCCCTCGGTGCACACCCTGCTCGACGGCGACCACCCCGAACTCCCGCAGGCCGATGGCGGCTTCGCCGAGCAGACCGCGTGCGTGCTGTTCACCAGCGGCTCCACCCGGATGCCCAAGCCCGTCCGGCTTAGCCACCGCAACCTGCTGACCGGCGCCGTGCAGCTGTCCACCGCGCACGGGCAGACGGCGGAGTCGGTGGTGCTCAACGGCCTGCCGATCTACCACCCGATGCACATGAACGCCTCGATGCGGGTCGGCGCCACCCACGTGCTCTCCGGCGGCGAGGCCACCGACGCGCTGGCGGCGGCGAACCGGTACCGGGCGAGCCACTTCTACACCCTGCCGTTCCGGCTGATCCAGCTGGCCAACCACCCCCGCCTGGCCGAGCTGCGCCTCGACACCGTGAAGGTGGTCTCCACCGGCGGGCTGCCGCTGCGCCCGGCGGTCCTGCGGGCGCTGGCCGGGCAGTTCGGGGTGCCGGTGCTGCAGGGCTACGGCATGTGCGAGAGCTCCTCGCTGGCCACCTCGGACCTGCCCACCGCCCCGCGCCAGGGCTCGGTGGGCCGCCCGCTGGCGGGCAGCCGGATGCGGATCGTCGACCTGGAGACCCGCGCACCCCTGGCGGCCGGCGCGGTCGGCGAGATCCAGCTGGCCGGACCGAACGTGATGCAGGGCTACCTGGTGGAGCAGCCCGAGGAGGCGGTGGACGCGGACGGCTGGCTGTCCACCGGCGACGTGGGCCGGCTCGACGCGGACGGGAACCTGTTCTTCCTGGACCGGGTGCGGGACGTCTTCCGCAGCGGCGGCGAGCTGGTCTGCCCCGGCGAGATCGAGGCGGTGCTGGCCGAGCGGCCCGAGGTCGCCGAGTGCGCCGTGGTCGACGCCCCCGACGGCGAGGAGACCGTGCCCGTCGCCTTCGTGGTGACCCGGCCCGGCGCCGAACGCTCCACCGGGCTGATCACCGAGGTCAACGAACTGCTGGGACTCCACCAGCAACTGCACCGGGCCGAGTACCTGGAGGCACTGCCCCGGCTGCCCAACAGCAAGGTCGACCGCACCGCGCTGCGCAAGCGGGTGCGCTGA
- a CDS encoding MFS transporter, with product MADNSPPTTGEATYGNPTRTSIVTGVALFMISLDNLVVTTALPQIREGLHTTIEGLEWTVNAYTLTFAVLLLTASAVAERFGRRRLFSAGIAVFTAGSVLAALSHGIGLLVAARALQGLGAAVVLPLTLTLLSAAYPPDKRAGALGIWGAIGGLAVALGPVIGGLIIHVVSWQWIFWLNVPIGIVMLVVIPGWLAESRGPARPLDVLGTVLASAGLFGVVLGLVRGNAAGWTSAEVLGSLVGGVVLLAAFLVQQTRTAAPMLPLRMFRDRTFTAVNAVSLLMYFGMFGSIFLITQFLQEVQGAGALGAGVRMLSWTGLTLIGAPMGAVLAEKLGGRLIVTLGLALQAAGLVYLALVTDVTGGYAALVPGFVLNGFGMGLFFGPTANLALSAVSREEEGIASGANNAIRELGGVFGIAVLASVFTSQGGYGSPTAFVDGMHAAVWIGAGIVALGAIAALFIKDAPKAAAAEAPATETPAAKTPAPTGADRELALSVDD from the coding sequence ATGGCCGACAACTCCCCGCCGACCACGGGCGAGGCCACCTACGGCAATCCGACCCGGACATCCATCGTGACCGGCGTCGCGCTCTTCATGATCTCCCTCGACAACCTGGTGGTGACCACCGCGCTGCCGCAGATCCGCGAGGGGCTGCACACCACCATCGAAGGCCTGGAGTGGACGGTCAACGCCTACACCCTGACCTTCGCCGTCCTGCTGCTCACCGCCTCCGCGGTGGCCGAGCGCTTCGGCCGCCGGCGGCTGTTCTCGGCCGGCATCGCGGTGTTCACCGCCGGCTCGGTGCTGGCCGCGCTCTCCCACGGCATCGGCCTGCTGGTCGCCGCGCGCGCCCTGCAGGGCCTGGGCGCCGCGGTGGTCCTCCCGCTCACCCTGACCCTGCTCTCCGCCGCCTACCCGCCGGACAAGCGGGCCGGCGCGCTCGGCATCTGGGGCGCGATCGGCGGCCTCGCCGTCGCCCTCGGCCCGGTGATCGGCGGCCTGATCATCCACGTGGTCTCCTGGCAGTGGATCTTCTGGCTGAACGTGCCGATCGGCATCGTGATGCTGGTGGTGATCCCCGGCTGGCTGGCCGAGAGCCGCGGCCCGGCCCGGCCGCTGGACGTGCTCGGCACCGTGCTCGCCAGCGCCGGCCTCTTCGGCGTGGTGCTCGGCCTGGTCCGCGGCAACGCGGCCGGCTGGACCTCCGCCGAGGTGCTGGGCAGCCTGGTCGGCGGCGTGGTGCTGCTGGCCGCCTTCCTGGTCCAGCAGACCCGCACCGCCGCGCCGATGCTGCCGCTGCGGATGTTCCGCGACCGGACCTTCACCGCCGTCAACGCGGTGTCGCTGCTCATGTACTTCGGCATGTTCGGCTCGATCTTCCTGATCACCCAGTTCCTCCAGGAGGTGCAGGGCGCGGGCGCGCTCGGCGCCGGCGTACGGATGCTCTCCTGGACCGGCCTGACCCTGATCGGCGCGCCGATGGGCGCCGTGCTGGCCGAGAAGCTCGGCGGCCGGCTGATCGTCACCCTGGGCCTCGCCCTGCAGGCCGCCGGCCTGGTCTACCTGGCCCTGGTCACCGACGTCACCGGCGGCTACGCCGCGCTGGTGCCCGGCTTCGTGCTCAACGGCTTCGGCATGGGCCTGTTCTTCGGCCCGACCGCCAACCTGGCGCTCAGCGCGGTCAGCCGCGAGGAGGAGGGCATCGCCTCCGGCGCCAACAACGCCATCCGCGAGCTGGGCGGCGTGTTCGGCATCGCGGTGCTCGCCTCGGTGTTCACCTCGCAGGGCGGCTACGGCAGCCCGACCGCCTTCGTGGACGGCATGCACGCCGCCGTGTGGATCGGCGCGGGCATCGTCGCCCTCGGCGCGATCGCGGCGCTGTTCATCAAGGACGCCCCGAAGGCCGCCGCCGCGGAGGCTCCCGCCACGGAGACCCCCGCCGCGAAGACACCGGCGCCTACCGGCGCAGACCGGGAGCTGGCGCTCTCGGTCGACGACTGA
- a CDS encoding acyltransferase: MTTTPPHRRFDRLPSLSGLRWFAALLVFTTHFVHLELSKGSPLQDVLDTVLTRTGLAGVSAFFLLSGFVLTWSARPSDTARSFLRRRFARVYPSHLLVAGLAALLMAGGGLLPGPKPILANLLLVQSWSPSQTYSLSLNPVTWSLSCEIFFYLVFPLVIGAMNRARTSSLQVFTGASFLATLVLPAIVGRLFTVAHPPAEELVDTSGYGGPFTGWFANVFPGMRLLEFLAGVSIAILVRRGAWPRIPAGWAFAILAAGYANELWLDGYLQLVGGVEIPVAILIASLAQADLAGSWSPVRGRRAAKLGELTYAFYLVHFLVLIGLGSAVKPLAVALGATADRDAPVPVWLLLAAYPVLLAVALGLGWAVHRGVEQPIMRVLTRGRRKTGTGRTELVPLRVDTTALSGGADGPGATGTGPEREKPAPIGI, translated from the coding sequence ATGACCACCACACCTCCCCACAGACGGTTCGACCGGCTGCCGTCGCTGTCCGGCCTGCGCTGGTTCGCCGCGCTGCTGGTCTTCACCACGCACTTCGTCCACCTCGAACTGTCCAAGGGCAGCCCGCTGCAGGACGTCCTGGACACCGTGCTCACCCGGACCGGCCTGGCCGGCGTCAGCGCGTTCTTCCTGCTCAGCGGCTTCGTCCTGACCTGGTCGGCGCGGCCCTCCGACACCGCGCGCAGCTTCCTGCGCCGCCGCTTCGCCCGGGTCTACCCGAGCCACCTGCTGGTCGCCGGCCTCGCCGCCCTGCTGATGGCCGGCGGCGGCCTGCTGCCCGGACCGAAGCCGATCCTGGCCAACCTGCTGCTGGTGCAGAGCTGGAGCCCCAGCCAGACCTACTCGCTGTCGCTCAACCCGGTGACGTGGTCGCTGAGTTGCGAGATCTTCTTCTACCTGGTCTTCCCGCTGGTGATCGGCGCGATGAACCGGGCCCGGACCTCCTCGCTGCAGGTCTTCACCGGCGCCTCGTTCCTCGCCACCCTGGTGCTGCCGGCGATCGTCGGCCGGCTATTCACCGTCGCCCACCCGCCGGCCGAGGAGCTCGTCGACACCAGCGGGTACGGCGGCCCGTTCACCGGCTGGTTCGCCAACGTCTTCCCCGGCATGCGGCTGCTGGAGTTCCTGGCCGGCGTCTCGATCGCGATCCTGGTCCGGCGCGGCGCCTGGCCGCGGATCCCGGCCGGCTGGGCGTTCGCGATCCTCGCCGCCGGGTACGCCAACGAGCTGTGGCTGGACGGCTACCTGCAGCTGGTCGGCGGCGTGGAGATCCCGGTCGCGATCCTGATCGCCTCGCTCGCCCAGGCCGACCTGGCCGGCAGCTGGTCGCCGGTGCGGGGGCGGCGGGCCGCGAAGCTGGGCGAACTCACCTACGCCTTCTACCTGGTGCACTTCCTGGTGCTGATCGGCCTCGGCTCGGCGGTGAAGCCGCTCGCCGTCGCCCTCGGCGCCACCGCCGACCGGGACGCCCCGGTGCCGGTCTGGCTCCTGCTCGCCGCCTACCCGGTGCTGCTGGCGGTCGCCCTGGGCCTCGGCTGGGCGGTGCACCGCGGCGTCGAGCAGCCGATAATGCGGGTGCTCACCCGCGGCCGCCGCAAGACCGGGACCGGGCGGACCGAGCTGGTCCCGCTGCGGGTGGACACCACGGCGCTCTCCGGCGGGGCCGACGGCCCCGGAGCCACCGGCACCGGACCGGAGCGCGAGAAGCCCGCGCCGATCGGCATCTGA
- a CDS encoding SDR family NAD(P)-dependent oxidoreductase — protein MTVKDKVAVVTGGAKGLGEAIAETLLAEGARVVVAGREAAAAGSILELGGERAHFHPVDVRDADSVAALMAAARERFGGLDIVVANAAVNAPGPVERLTPAQWADALAVNLSGVYHCVHAAAPLLRAQGWGRIVTVSSALSQRPMAGASAYCATKAAVEALTRVAALELADAGVTVNCVSPGITDRGMSRALAADERMWNMFLPKLAAGRPGRGEEIGRVVAFLAGEEASYVNGTVVEVNGGMRH, from the coding sequence ATGACGGTCAAGGACAAGGTCGCGGTGGTCACCGGCGGCGCCAAGGGGCTCGGCGAGGCGATCGCCGAGACGCTGCTCGCCGAGGGAGCCCGGGTGGTGGTGGCCGGCCGGGAGGCGGCCGCGGCCGGCTCGATCCTCGAACTCGGGGGTGAGCGGGCCCACTTCCACCCGGTGGACGTCCGGGACGCCGACTCGGTGGCGGCCCTGATGGCCGCCGCCCGGGAGCGGTTCGGCGGCCTGGACATTGTGGTCGCCAACGCCGCCGTCAACGCCCCCGGGCCGGTCGAGCGGCTCACCCCGGCGCAGTGGGCGGACGCGCTGGCGGTCAACCTGAGCGGCGTCTACCACTGCGTGCACGCGGCCGCCCCGCTGCTGCGCGCGCAGGGCTGGGGCCGGATCGTCACGGTCTCCTCCGCCCTGTCGCAGCGGCCGATGGCGGGCGCCTCCGCGTACTGCGCGACCAAGGCGGCGGTCGAGGCGCTGACCCGGGTCGCCGCCCTGGAGCTGGCCGACGCCGGGGTGACGGTCAACTGCGTGTCGCCGGGCATCACCGACCGGGGGATGAGCCGGGCGCTGGCGGCCGACGAGCGGATGTGGAACATGTTCCTGCCGAAGCTGGCGGCGGGCCGCCCGGGGCGCGGCGAGGAGATCGGCCGGGTGGTCGCCTTCCTGGCCGGCGAGGAGGCCTCGTACGTCAACGGCACGGTGGTCGAGGTCAACGGCGGGATGCGGCACTGA
- a CDS encoding aromatase/cyclase: MTTPTLTTHLTRHEITVPAAPERVFALIADADGWPNVFGPTVHAEVAEDDGTEQLLRIWATANGEVRHWTSRRTLDRTARTVVFRQVVSSAPVASMGGEWLITPTADGGSHVVLLHDFTAVDDDPQAVAWIEQAIDRNSAAELAALGRAAQPGPDGEELRFTFSDSLLVEGAAQDVFEFLDRADAWPQRLPHVARLDLVEQDGGVQHLEMDTRSPDGSLHTTVSVRVSFPERRTLVYKQIKVPPVMTGHTGRWVIEPEGTGVRATSWHTVTLDPEGVRTLLGEDATLAEAKQKVRHALGTNSSTTLRHAKEFAEQRRSR; the protein is encoded by the coding sequence GTGACCACCCCTACCCTGACCACCCACCTCACCCGGCACGAGATCACCGTCCCGGCCGCGCCGGAGCGGGTGTTCGCGCTGATCGCGGACGCCGACGGCTGGCCGAACGTGTTCGGTCCCACCGTGCACGCCGAGGTCGCCGAGGACGACGGCACCGAGCAGCTGCTGCGGATCTGGGCGACGGCCAACGGCGAGGTCCGCCACTGGACCTCGCGCCGCACCCTGGACCGCACCGCCCGGACGGTCGTCTTCCGCCAGGTGGTCTCCTCGGCGCCGGTCGCGTCGATGGGCGGCGAGTGGCTGATCACGCCGACCGCGGACGGCGGCAGCCACGTCGTGCTGCTGCACGACTTCACCGCCGTGGACGACGACCCGCAGGCGGTCGCGTGGATCGAGCAGGCCATCGACCGCAACAGCGCCGCCGAGCTGGCGGCGCTGGGCCGCGCCGCGCAGCCCGGCCCGGACGGCGAGGAACTGCGCTTCACCTTCAGCGACTCGCTGCTGGTCGAGGGCGCCGCGCAGGACGTCTTCGAGTTCCTGGACCGTGCGGACGCCTGGCCGCAGCGACTGCCGCACGTGGCCCGGCTCGACCTGGTCGAGCAGGACGGCGGCGTCCAGCACCTGGAGATGGACACCCGCAGCCCCGACGGCTCGCTGCACACCACCGTCTCGGTGCGGGTGAGCTTCCCGGAGCGCCGGACCCTCGTCTACAAGCAGATCAAGGTGCCGCCGGTGATGACCGGCCACACCGGCCGCTGGGTGATCGAGCCGGAGGGCACCGGCGTCCGCGCCACCTCCTGGCACACCGTCACCCTGGACCCGGAGGGCGTGCGCACCCTGCTCGGCGAGGACGCGACCCTCGCCGAGGCCAAGCAGAAGGTCCGGCACGCGCTGGGCACCAACAGCTCGACCACGCTGCGGCACGCCAAGGAGTTCGCCGAGCAGCGCCGCTCGCGGTGA
- the fabG gene encoding 3-oxoacyl-ACP reductase FabG — translation MSEQQRVALVTGGTSGIGLAVAETLAEQGHAVFLCARDADRVDTVVEKLRGRGLEVAGTAADVRDAGSVKALVRAAVDTYGPIHVLVNNAGRGGGGITAELPDELWDDVIATNLTAVFRITREVLTTGGMREAGRGRIISIASTGGKQGVMLAAPYSASKHGVIGFTKALGLELATAGITVNAVCPGYVETPMAERVRQGYAAHWGTTEDEVLAKFRAKIPLGRYSTPEEVAGLVGYLAGDLAASITAQALNVCGGLGNY, via the coding sequence ATGTCCGAGCAGCAGAGGGTCGCCCTGGTCACCGGGGGCACCAGCGGGATCGGCCTGGCGGTGGCCGAGACGCTGGCCGAGCAGGGCCACGCGGTGTTCCTGTGCGCCCGCGACGCCGACCGGGTCGACACCGTGGTGGAGAAGCTGCGCGGCCGCGGCCTGGAGGTGGCCGGCACCGCCGCCGACGTCCGCGACGCCGGGTCGGTGAAGGCGCTGGTGCGGGCGGCCGTGGACACCTACGGCCCGATCCACGTCCTGGTGAACAACGCGGGCCGCGGCGGCGGCGGCATCACCGCCGAACTCCCGGACGAGCTCTGGGACGACGTCATCGCCACCAACCTGACCGCCGTCTTCCGGATCACCCGCGAGGTGCTGACCACCGGCGGCATGCGCGAGGCGGGCCGCGGCCGGATCATCAGCATCGCCTCCACCGGCGGCAAGCAGGGCGTGATGCTGGCGGCGCCGTACTCGGCGTCCAAGCACGGCGTGATCGGCTTCACCAAGGCGCTCGGCCTGGAGCTCGCCACCGCCGGCATCACGGTGAACGCGGTCTGCCCGGGCTACGTGGAGACCCCGATGGCGGAGCGGGTGCGCCAGGGGTACGCCGCGCACTGGGGCACCACCGAGGACGAGGTGCTGGCGAAGTTCCGGGCGAAGATCCCGCTCGGCCGCTACTCCACCCCGGAGGAGGTGGCCGGCCTGGTCGGCTACCTGGCGGGCGACCTCGCCGCCTCGATCACCGCGCAGGCCCTGAACGTCTGCGGCGGGCTCGGCAACTACTAG
- a CDS encoding acyltransferase domain-containing protein yields MTATPARPRPVALLLPGQGAQHARMAHGLYRTVPAFTDALDEVLDLLGPDGAAVRTDWLAEQPAVPLDDVRRAQPLLFAIDYALARTLHAWGVRPAAILGHSVGEAVGAVLAGVLPLADAVRLLAERIGAIADAPPGGMLAVAATAEAVIPYLTEQVVIGAINGPQQLLLAGPDPDLAVAEAELIASGITCMRARATSGFHSPSLRPACRRTLAGYDGVELRSPRTPLVSGYTAGELSAGNAVDPGFWAMQPAEPVLFGPALDALLARGPHLLVEAGPGQGLSALARRHPEVGGGRSAVVPLLGSRPRTPADDLQNLLRAARAIEAEGHAVSPYHLAPA; encoded by the coding sequence ATGACCGCCACCCCCGCCCGTCCGCGCCCGGTGGCGCTGCTGCTGCCGGGCCAGGGCGCCCAGCACGCCCGGATGGCGCACGGCCTGTACCGCACCGTCCCCGCCTTCACCGACGCCCTCGACGAGGTGCTCGACCTGCTCGGCCCGGACGGCGCCGCCGTCCGCACGGACTGGCTCGCCGAGCAGCCGGCCGTCCCGCTGGACGACGTGCGCCGCGCCCAGCCGCTGCTCTTCGCCATCGACTACGCGCTCGCCCGGACGCTGCACGCCTGGGGGGTGCGGCCCGCCGCGATCCTCGGCCACAGCGTCGGCGAGGCGGTCGGCGCGGTGCTGGCGGGCGTCCTGCCGCTCGCCGACGCGGTCCGGCTGCTCGCGGAGCGCATCGGGGCGATCGCCGACGCCCCGCCCGGCGGCATGCTGGCGGTCGCCGCCACCGCCGAGGCGGTCATCCCGTACCTCACCGAGCAGGTGGTGATCGGCGCGATCAACGGCCCGCAGCAGTTGCTGCTCGCCGGTCCGGACCCCGATCTCGCGGTCGCCGAGGCCGAGTTGATCGCCTCCGGGATCACCTGCATGCGGGCCAGGGCCACCTCGGGGTTCCACAGCCCCTCGCTGCGGCCGGCCTGCCGGCGCACCCTGGCCGGCTACGACGGCGTCGAACTGCGGTCCCCGCGGACGCCGTTGGTCTCCGGCTACACCGCGGGGGAGCTGTCCGCCGGGAACGCGGTCGACCCCGGGTTCTGGGCGATGCAGCCGGCCGAACCGGTGCTCTTCGGCCCCGCGCTGGACGCGCTGCTCGCCCGCGGCCCGCACCTGCTGGTGGAGGCCGGTCCGGGGCAGGGCCTGAGCGCCCTGGCGCGGCGCCACCCGGAGGTCGGCGGCGGCCGCTCCGCCGTCGTCCCGCTGCTCGGCTCGCGGCCCCGCACCCCGGCCGACGACCTGCAGAACCTGCTCCGCGCCGCCCGCGCGATCGAGGCCGAGGGACACGCGGTGAGCCCGTACCACCTCGCCCCCGCATGA
- a CDS encoding acyl carrier protein codes for MAILELADLTRLLQESAGADESIDLSGDVLDSSFFDLGYDSLALLQVVGVIQREYGVTLPDDAVAAETPREFLALVNGVPAETAVA; via the coding sequence ATGGCCATCCTCGAACTCGCCGACCTGACCCGCCTGCTCCAGGAGAGCGCCGGCGCGGACGAGTCCATCGACCTCAGCGGCGACGTCCTGGACTCGTCCTTCTTCGACCTGGGCTACGACTCGCTCGCCCTGCTGCAGGTCGTCGGCGTCATCCAGCGCGAGTACGGCGTCACCCTGCCCGACGACGCCGTCGCCGCCGAGACCCCGCGCGAGTTCCTCGCCCTGGTCAACGGCGTGCCGGCCGAGACCGCCGTCGCCTGA